CTTGAAGATCTATCCAGAGACTTTTCCGCGATCACCAACGCCCCGCAGCATGAAATTAACCGCCATATTAAATCCGCAATTGGATTTAATATGATAACAGTCAATAAAATAGGAGCCCAGACTTACCTGAGCATCATCAATCCGGATGATTTCCTGATTATCGCTGAAAATCTTTCAGGTGATATCAATAAATTCAGTGGCAAGGTTTTTCTCTCTGATTTTATGGATATTTTTGATTTTTCAAACTTAGTCGATTCCAATCCGGAAATGATCTATAAAAAGATCGGAGTAGGTGAATTTCCTGAAGATATCTGCGTACTGCACAAGGAAAGCACTTCCAAATGGGTTGAAAAAAAAGGCGAGCAGTTTTTCAGGGAGGTAAAGCGCAAGCGTAAGTCTATTGAAGAGTTGGAAGGTGTTGAAGATATCATCTTCGTTGATATAGGAACCCTCAAGCAGGTTTTTCGCCAGCTTGGATACTATAAGCTGGGTATTCTGATTGCCATTGCCGGGGATGATGCAAAAAAAAGAATTCTATCGGTTATTTCTAGCAAAATAGCAGCAGCAATCACACGAGACTCCCGTTCTTCCGACGCTATTGACCAGAGTGAAGCTGATGATGTGGAAGAAGAACTCATTGATCTTATCCGGGAGATCAAATCCTCCAAGACAGAATAGTTCTTTAGCGGCTGCCCCCGCCTATTTATTTTGACTTTAGTACAGCTTCCGGATGAACAATGGTTGCACAATCCGTTAGCTTTAGGTAACAATATAATTAAGCTAAAGTATTAATAAAAACAGGATCAAACCTCGTCTAACATCCTTTGACCATGGGATAATGCAGTATGATTACTCGAATTACTATTATCAGCGGTAAGGAAAACAGCCCCTTGCCCAAGACAACTCCAGAAAAGCTTTTTCAGGCCCATCCCCTTTGGGCGCGTGATATTGAGAACTTCGGACCCTGGAACAGTGAGGATGCGGAGTACAGGAGCTACTCGACATGGATTTCCGGTTCTCGAACCGGGGTTCCCGTTGCGGTTTGCGGTTCCTGTGTTTCCAGCCTTGATGTTGCATGGCGTTTAAATTCTCTCGAAGATCTTTCGGATTGGGGAAGTGTTTTGGCGGTTGAACAGAATACCGGGCGGGGACAGGTTCGCCGCGAATGGATATCACCTCCCGGAAATCTATATGGAACTGTTAAGTGGCCTTCTCTGCCGGAAGCTAAGCCCGGTGAGGTCCGGCCTGTATGGAACCGGATTCTTCCCCTTATTGTCGGTTATCTGACATGTAATGCTTTGCGTGATCTTGGTATTGATGCCCAGCTCAAGTGGCCCAATGATATCCTTATCGACGGCAGAAAGGCCGGCGGAATTTTAATTGAGGAACGCAGTAACGTCACTATGGTCGGCATCGGCTTGAATCTGGTTTACGCACCGGAACGTGATTTGCTTCGTGCTGATCACGCTGTTCCTGCCGGAAAGTTGAATACCGATACTATGCAGCTTGGTCCCTTGGAAACCTGGGTTGAGCTGATCAAGCATTTCAGGGGTAATTTTGATTCAATAATTTCTTTGAATAATACTGATGATTTCCTTTACGAACTTCAGGACCGTCTGGTCTGGTTCGGGGAAGAAGTCAGGATTGTGGACGGTCCCGAAGGGGTTGAACGTGGTGTGATTTGCGGTTTACGCTCCGATGGTGGGCTTGTTGTTGACTCTAATGGTGAACAGCATGAAATCTATTCCGGGTCCGTAATGCCTTTATAATGTTGGCAGATATTGTTTTTTGCTTGACATACGGGCCTTGGTGAGGAATTGCTTTTTTTGTTGCCGGGTGGACTGAAGGGAAGCTTTTCACCCGTTTACGGCAATTCCGGAATGCAGCGGTGTTCTTCCGTTTGCGCCCGTGTCAGTAGCATTATCGTTTGCAACCCTGTTCTTTTCTTGGACAGGGTGCTATACCTGTTTATATTCTGTTAATTTCTTTTCGATTACTGATTATCTTAATTACCCGGATTTTATAATAAAATCCAATAGCATATCTCTATTAAAGATGTGTAAGGAGGAAGTGATGGCTGGTAAGACGGAAGAAGCGGTTTCCGCTAAAGGTGCGGAAACAGCAGCTCCGAAGAAGTCCCAGGCTAAAAAGCAGCTTGAAACAAAGCTGATATTAACCGGCGCTGATATTGTTAAAATCGGCGAAGATGCTGAGCTGCTGGTTGGTGGAAAAAACTATAACACCGCATTGATCAGTCAGGTAGAAGGCATCAGGTCTCCCCAGTTCAGAGCGGTATCATCCATAGCATTTCATAAACTTCTTGATGAGACTAAAGTTAACGCAAGCGTTGTCCGTTCTGTTGTGGACAGTGAATATAACGCTGTGGACTGGAGTAGTGAAGAAGTTAATAGTGACAGTGAATTCTTACAGAAGTTTGTCCGCTCAATAGCCCTTGCAATCAGGGAAGAGGCCCGCAAACATACTGAAACTAAAATTCAGTTGCGAACCTTTATAAATAACGTTGTTGAAGGTTTCGCAACCTCACCTGAAGGAATTGACCAGCTTCGCAAAAGATCCGTACTTGTTCAGAGTGCAATTCTTTCCGTGGAACTCCCTAAAGAGGTGGAAGCGGCAGTCAAGGAAGCATATCTTTCAATCTGCAAGGATGCCGGTCTTGAAAACGAACCTGTCGCCGTGCGTTCGTCTGCTGCCGGAGAAGACAGCCGCAAGAAGGCATTTGCCGGACTTCAGGATACTTATCTAAATATTGTCGGCGAAGATCAGTGCGCCGAAGCATACCATTGGGATTGCGCATCCGCTTACAACCTGCGCAGCATGACCTATCGTCGTGAAGCTATTCTTGATGCCGTAACACTGGCAGAAAATACCGGCGATGTTTCCATTGCCGAGAATGCGAAACTGGAATGGGCCATCGAGAACACCTCGCTTTCCGTTTGCATCATGCGCATGATCAACCCGGTTATTTCCGGTACTGCTTTCAGCGCTGATACCGCTACCGGTTGCCGCGGAACGGACCGCAAGGATCTTGTTTCCATAGACGCAAGTTACGGTCTCGGTGAAGCTGTTGTCGGCGGAATGGTCACCCCGGATAAATTTTACGTATTCCAGCGTGATGACGGATCTGAAGTTGTTGTCCGTAACATGGGCAGCAAAGACAAGAAGATCGTCTATAGCGAAAAGGGCGGGACCAAGGTTGAAAAAGTTCCGTCCGGTGCTGTTTACCGCTGGGCCCTTTCCCTTGCTCAGGCCGAAGAAGTCGCCAAAGGTGTCCGCTCCATCAGCCATGCCTATGGCGGTATGATAATGGATACTGAGTTCTGCCTCGATGCTGCTGACCGTCTCTGGTTTGTTCAGGCCCGCCCTGAAACACGCTGGAACGAGGAATTCGAACAGCATCCGGATGCTATCTTCATGCGTAGGCTTGAGGTTGACCCCAAGGAGCTTGAAGAAGCTGAGGTCGTTCTTGAAGGAAATGGCGCATCCCGAGGAGCCGGACAGGGGACTGTTAAGTACCTGCGTTCCGCTCTCGAACTGAATAAAATCCACAAGGGTGACATTCTCGCGGCAGAGCGTACCGACCCTGATATGGTTCCGGGAATGCGCATCGCATCAGGTATTCTCGCTGATGTCGGGGGTGATACAAGTCACGCAGCGATTACCTCCCGTGAGCTTGGGATTCCGGCCATTATCGGTATTCAGAGGCTTGAAGTTCTGCGCTCTCTTGAAGGGCAGGAAATCACAGTTGACGGCTCACGTGGCAAGGTATACCGCGGCGCACTTCCTCTGATTGAAGTTGGCGGAACCATCAATACTTCCGAACTTCCGGCGACTAAAACCAAGGTTGGCCTGATTCTCGCTGATGTTGGGCAGTCCCTGTTCCTTTCCCGTCTGCGTGAAGTTCCTGACTTTGAAGTAGGTCTGCTGCGTGCTGAGTTTATGCTTGGTAACGTAGGCGTGCATCCGCTGGCCCTTGAAGCATATGACAACGGAACTCTTGATAAGCTGGTTCAGGATAAGCTTGATGAGCTGGATTCCAGACTGACAACAGTCATGAAGACCCAGCTTGATTCCGGCTTGATTTCCCTGAATATCAATCTCAGGGAATATGTAGGCGCGCTTACCGGTCTGGCCGCGGAAATGGATTCCATGGCTAACGCCAACACTGCCCGAGGAACCGAAGAAGTTCTGGCCATGCACCGCAAGCTGCGTGAACTGGATAAAAAACTCGACCACTACCTTGAGCACGCTACAGAAAGTCTCTACACCCTGAAGACCTCTGTTGACATTGAAGAGCATCTGCGCGGCGTCCTCGGAATTCACGCCGGTGAGCATGCAGATTCCAAATTCATCTATAAGAGAACTGAATCTCTTGATGAACTTCCTGAAATGCTTGCCAAGGCCAAAGAGAATCCCATGGTTCTCGAATACATTGAAGGAATTAAAGCGCTGCGTGAAGAAGTGGCTCTCAAGATGGGGCTTAAATCCGAGATGGATGAAGTTACCACCCTTCGCCAGCGCATTTCTGATATTATTAAATCCCGCGGTCTTAGAAGCGGTAAAGAAAATTACATTCAGACCCTGTCTCAAGGCTTGGCTCTCTTCGCTATGGCCTTTTATGGCAAGGACATTGTTTACCGTACCACTGACTTCAAGACCAACGAATACCATAACCTGCTGGGCGGGTTGCTCTTCGAACACCATGAAGACAACCCCATGCTCGGTTATCGGGGTGTTTCCAGAAATATCCATGACTGGGAGCTGGAAGCATTCAAGCTTGCGCGCGGTGTTTTCGGCGGCAAAAACCTGCATATCATGCTGCCATTTGTACGTACTATAGAAGAAGCCCGCAGCATGAAGCGTTACCTGTCTCAGGTGCATAACCTTGATTCCGGCGTCGATGGCCTTAAGCTGATTCTCATGGCCGAGATTCCCAGTAACGCTGTACTTAGTAAAGAATTCATCAAAGAAGTTGATGGTTTCTCCATCGGCTCTAACGATATGACCCAGCTGGTACTTGGGACTGACCGGGATAACTCCAGCTTACAGCACATTTATGACGAAGAAGATCCCGCTGTTGTCTGGGC
Above is a genomic segment from Maridesulfovibrio sp. containing:
- a CDS encoding cyclic nucleotide-binding domain-containing protein, translated to MPKPQAKTFLKGEVLFKEGDKGQVAYMIQSGTINIVKNIKGKRQILATLGPGEIFGEMAIISRSARVAGAEAASECTVLVLTARLILMLLKKSHPTVFHLTRVLASRLASADRAISESRSDNSWLTFCRILHMKHRILQTMPRGEDSPIGITLEDLSRDFSAITNAPQHEINRHIKSAIGFNMITVNKIGAQTYLSIINPDDFLIIAENLSGDINKFSGKVFLSDFMDIFDFSNLVDSNPEMIYKKIGVGEFPEDICVLHKESTSKWVEKKGEQFFREVKRKRKSIEELEGVEDIIFVDIGTLKQVFRQLGYYKLGILIAIAGDDAKKRILSVISSKIAAAITRDSRSSDAIDQSEADDVEEELIDLIREIKSSKTE
- a CDS encoding biotin--[acetyl-CoA-carboxylase] ligase; translation: MITRITIISGKENSPLPKTTPEKLFQAHPLWARDIENFGPWNSEDAEYRSYSTWISGSRTGVPVAVCGSCVSSLDVAWRLNSLEDLSDWGSVLAVEQNTGRGQVRREWISPPGNLYGTVKWPSLPEAKPGEVRPVWNRILPLIVGYLTCNALRDLGIDAQLKWPNDILIDGRKAGGILIEERSNVTMVGIGLNLVYAPERDLLRADHAVPAGKLNTDTMQLGPLETWVELIKHFRGNFDSIISLNNTDDFLYELQDRLVWFGEEVRIVDGPEGVERGVICGLRSDGGLVVDSNGEQHEIYSGSVMPL
- a CDS encoding PEP/pyruvate-binding domain-containing protein; translation: MAGKTEEAVSAKGAETAAPKKSQAKKQLETKLILTGADIVKIGEDAELLVGGKNYNTALISQVEGIRSPQFRAVSSIAFHKLLDETKVNASVVRSVVDSEYNAVDWSSEEVNSDSEFLQKFVRSIALAIREEARKHTETKIQLRTFINNVVEGFATSPEGIDQLRKRSVLVQSAILSVELPKEVEAAVKEAYLSICKDAGLENEPVAVRSSAAGEDSRKKAFAGLQDTYLNIVGEDQCAEAYHWDCASAYNLRSMTYRREAILDAVTLAENTGDVSIAENAKLEWAIENTSLSVCIMRMINPVISGTAFSADTATGCRGTDRKDLVSIDASYGLGEAVVGGMVTPDKFYVFQRDDGSEVVVRNMGSKDKKIVYSEKGGTKVEKVPSGAVYRWALSLAQAEEVAKGVRSISHAYGGMIMDTEFCLDAADRLWFVQARPETRWNEEFEQHPDAIFMRRLEVDPKELEEAEVVLEGNGASRGAGQGTVKYLRSALELNKIHKGDILAAERTDPDMVPGMRIASGILADVGGDTSHAAITSRELGIPAIIGIQRLEVLRSLEGQEITVDGSRGKVYRGALPLIEVGGTINTSELPATKTKVGLILADVGQSLFLSRLREVPDFEVGLLRAEFMLGNVGVHPLALEAYDNGTLDKLVQDKLDELDSRLTTVMKTQLDSGLISLNINLREYVGALTGLAAEMDSMANANTARGTEEVLAMHRKLRELDKKLDHYLEHATESLYTLKTSVDIEEHLRGVLGIHAGEHADSKFIYKRTESLDELPEMLAKAKENPMVLEYIEGIKALREEVALKMGLKSEMDEVTTLRQRISDIIKSRGLRSGKENYIQTLSQGLALFAMAFYGKDIVYRTTDFKTNEYHNLLGGLLFEHHEDNPMLGYRGVSRNIHDWELEAFKLARGVFGGKNLHIMLPFVRTIEEARSMKRYLSQVHNLDSGVDGLKLILMAEIPSNAVLSKEFIKEVDGFSIGSNDMTQLVLGTDRDNSSLQHIYDEEDPAVVWAILSAIFTGQKFGKKIGFCGQGVSNSVILRGVVCIAGIVSASVVPDTYLQTKLDMAAVEAENIKVSELGQWIRARHFERLAKLMEENGYSHIIKKYKTPEDLEDWYEGEIRRLNEQLRDNMDSPREDFIRQEMDTFRGTFHKPVIYSAWDWNQTVEDAMHHAGFATFEEQEVALEEQRKKKW